A window from Bacteroidota bacterium encodes these proteins:
- a CDS encoding T9SS type B sorting domain-containing protein: MRRGCKYHILLFLIGTTVFFSAQSQLLLCPPNLDFEAGNFSYWECRTGHVSVVNGQNEIEWEEFVPVQDRHTLIPHTDSSVDFYGRFPRKCPNGSLFSIKLGNDLTGNEAEAVAYSFDIPPTATNFSLLYNYAIVLQDPNHPDEEQPRFRARVLDAQTGEVINCVTFDFKASSSLPGFQFSAVVPNVVYKSWTPISVNLSLYAGRTIMLEFITSDCTRGGHFGYAYFDVNSSCDGTIAGSALCLGEPSMTLTAPLGFQSYLWYSDAAFSNPISSAQSLVLTPPPTANSIFPVILNPYPGFGCVDTVYAVISAASKPLSIAGVDVATCSKMSVQLGGTTNPQYSYSWSPANYLQNPNAANPFTRTNIRGPVNFIVKTTDMATQCFSYDTVLVTPIVVDTSATVSGKLIFCPGENLNTSLVLNNTAATVQWYQNGTAINGATILIYQPQTINDNTYWAELRQNGCTDTSRSFRVYASSVPNAAFETDKLLCVGKPVSFTNKTTIAGNEQLNYEWEFSDGIILNGKNITRTFTTPGNYSLILTATSPGGCFDEYRGEITVTDDCGAYLPTGFTPNGDGLNDLLIPLLSGVKTFKRFSIFNRYGNLIYNTSKAGEGWDGKYKGMLQPTGIFVWMLEYINKNDETITMRGIVTLIR, encoded by the coding sequence ATGAGAAGGGGTTGTAAATATCATATACTATTATTCCTTATTGGCACAACTGTGTTTTTCTCTGCTCAGTCACAACTCCTTTTATGTCCACCTAACCTGGATTTTGAAGCCGGCAATTTTTCTTATTGGGAATGCCGAACCGGTCATGTGTCTGTTGTAAATGGACAGAACGAAATTGAATGGGAAGAATTTGTTCCGGTACAGGATAGACATACACTGATCCCACATACCGATTCATCGGTAGACTTTTATGGCAGGTTTCCAAGAAAATGCCCGAATGGTTCTTTATTCAGTATAAAACTGGGAAACGATCTGACAGGTAATGAAGCTGAGGCTGTTGCTTATTCATTTGATATTCCTCCAACAGCTACCAATTTTTCGCTGCTTTATAATTATGCTATCGTATTGCAGGACCCTAATCATCCGGATGAGGAGCAACCTCGTTTTCGTGCAAGAGTGCTGGATGCTCAAACGGGTGAAGTAATAAACTGTGTGACTTTTGATTTTAAAGCATCCTCTTCCTTACCGGGTTTTCAGTTCTCAGCCGTTGTACCCAATGTTGTTTATAAAAGCTGGACGCCTATTTCGGTTAATTTAAGTCTTTATGCAGGAAGAACAATTATGCTGGAGTTTATTACAAGTGATTGTACACGTGGCGGACATTTTGGTTATGCCTATTTTGATGTAAACTCAAGTTGCGATGGTACCATTGCAGGCAGTGCTTTATGTTTGGGTGAGCCGAGCATGACACTTACCGCACCATTAGGGTTTCAATCATATCTCTGGTATTCCGATGCAGCATTCTCGAACCCGATCAGCAGTGCACAGAGTTTGGTGCTTACTCCTCCGCCAACAGCTAATTCAATTTTCCCTGTTATCTTAAATCCTTATCCGGGTTTTGGATGTGTTGATACTGTTTACGCAGTTATCTCGGCTGCTTCTAAACCACTATCGATTGCAGGGGTTGATGTAGCAACCTGTAGTAAAATGTCAGTACAATTGGGCGGTACAACAAATCCTCAATACTCGTATTCATGGTCACCGGCAAATTATTTACAAAACCCTAACGCCGCCAATCCATTTACACGAACGAATATAAGAGGGCCTGTCAATTTTATTGTAAAGACAACTGATATGGCTACTCAATGTTTTTCTTATGATACTGTTTTGGTAACGCCAATTGTTGTTGATACATCTGCAACAGTATCCGGGAAACTTATCTTTTGCCCTGGTGAAAACCTGAATACAAGTCTTGTATTAAATAATACAGCAGCCACTGTACAATGGTATCAGAATGGAACAGCGATAAATGGAGCAACCATTTTAATTTATCAACCACAAACAATTAATGATAATACCTATTGGGCAGAATTGAGGCAAAACGGTTGTACAGATACATCAAGATCATTCCGGGTGTATGCTTCCAGTGTTCCTAATGCCGCATTTGAAACAGATAAACTCCTTTGTGTTGGGAAACCGGTGAGTTTTACCAATAAAACTACAATAGCCGGCAACGAACAATTAAACTATGAATGGGAGTTTAGTGACGGAATTATATTGAATGGAAAAAATATAACAAGAACATTTACAACTCCCGGAAACTATTCATTAATACTTACTGCCACATCGCCGGGCGGATGTTTTGATGAGTACCGGGGTGAGATAACCGTTACCGATGATTGTGGTGCATATCTCCCAACTGGCTTTACACCTAATGGCGATGGACTGAATGATCTGCTGATACCTTTATTAAGTGGTGTAAAAACATTTAAACGGTTTTCAATCTTCAACCGTTACGGAAATTTAATTTACAATACAAGCAAGGCTGGCGAAGGGTGGGATGGTAAGTATAAAGGAATGCTTCAGCCGACAGGTATTTTTGTATGGATGCTTGAGTATATCAATAAAAATGACGAGACCATTACAATGCGGGGTATTGTAACTCTTATCAGGTAG
- a CDS encoding TIGR00266 family protein → MQTRTNHEIDYHIYGEEMQYVEVELDPQETAIAEAGAFMMMDEAVQMETIFGDGRGQEKGFFGKLMSAGKRVLTGESLFMTAFTNMGQGKKRVSFASPYPGKIIPLDLFELGGKMICQKDAFLCAAKGVAIGIEFQRKLGTGLFGGEGFIMQKLEGDGMAFVHAGGHVLARDLQPGEVLKIDTGCIVAFTPSVDYDIQFVGGIKNTLFGGEGLFFATLRGPGRVWIQTLPVSRLASRILAYGTYKRKDEGSLLGGLGNLLDGDGV, encoded by the coding sequence ATGCAAACACGAACCAATCATGAAATAGATTACCATATTTATGGCGAAGAAATGCAGTATGTGGAGGTAGAGCTGGATCCCCAGGAAACGGCGATCGCAGAGGCCGGCGCCTTTATGATGATGGATGAGGCGGTGCAAATGGAAACCATTTTCGGCGATGGCCGCGGCCAGGAAAAAGGTTTTTTTGGCAAACTGATGAGTGCCGGTAAAAGGGTACTTACAGGGGAGAGTTTATTTATGACAGCCTTCACCAATATGGGCCAGGGGAAAAAACGTGTATCCTTTGCTTCGCCCTATCCCGGAAAAATTATTCCGCTGGATCTTTTTGAGCTGGGTGGTAAAATGATCTGCCAGAAAGATGCATTTCTATGTGCAGCAAAAGGAGTAGCGATTGGAATAGAATTTCAACGTAAACTCGGAACAGGTTTATTTGGCGGCGAAGGGTTCATTATGCAAAAACTGGAAGGTGATGGAATGGCATTTGTTCATGCAGGCGGGCATGTACTGGCAAGGGACCTGCAACCCGGTGAAGTATTGAAAATTGATACGGGTTGTATTGTTGCATTCACTCCCTCGGTTGATTACGACATTCAATTTGTCGGCGGCATAAAAAATACATTATTTGGTGGTGAGGGTTTATTCTTTGCCACATTACGTGGACCCGGAAGAGTTTGGATCCAAACATTACCAGTCAGCCGTTTAGCCAGCCGCATTCTTGCATACGGTACTTATAAAAGAAAAGATGAAGGAAGCCTTTTAGGAGGTTTGGGTAATTTGCTTGATGGAGATGGCGTGTGA
- the nth gene encoding endonuclease III — MTKKERYQFVIDYFQKHTPEAETELVYDSPYELLVAVILSAQCTDKRVNLTTPAIFKKFPDVYALSKTNFDELFPFIKSISYPNNKTKHLIGMAQKVVNEFNGKIPMTVDELVQLPGVGRKTANVITSVVDKQPNMAVDTHVFRVSKRLGLVSQSANTPLAVEKELIKHIPENLIHKAHHWLILHGRYTCLARNPKCDQCGLRAICIYFKKS, encoded by the coding sequence ATGACCAAAAAGGAACGCTACCAGTTTGTTATTGATTATTTCCAAAAGCATACTCCTGAAGCTGAAACAGAATTAGTTTATGATAGCCCGTATGAATTGCTCGTAGCTGTAATTCTTTCTGCACAATGCACAGACAAAAGAGTAAATCTTACAACACCCGCCATCTTTAAAAAATTTCCCGATGTTTATGCATTGAGTAAAACAAATTTTGATGAATTGTTTCCTTTTATAAAAAGCATTTCTTATCCTAACAATAAAACAAAGCACCTGATCGGAATGGCGCAGAAAGTAGTGAATGAGTTCAATGGAAAAATTCCAATGACAGTGGATGAGTTGGTGCAGCTACCAGGTGTAGGAAGAAAAACAGCGAATGTGATCACCTCTGTTGTAGACAAACAACCAAACATGGCAGTTGATACACATGTGTTTCGTGTAAGTAAGCGGTTGGGCTTGGTAAGTCAATCAGCAAATACACCGCTGGCTGTAGAAAAAGAATTAATCAAACATATACCCGAAAATTTGATCCATAAGGCACATCACTGGCTTATACTTCATGGTCGCTATACCTGCCTCGCAAGAAACCCAAAATGCGATCAATGCGGTTTGCGTGCAATATGTATTTACTTCAAGAAGAGTTGA
- a CDS encoding PKD domain-containing protein: MGRLNFKIPGNIIFGILLVLSVDIARAQQGLCPPNMDFEYADFSNWTCNTGVVSLVNGTNVITWTGANEVPGQHTIIPSLNAGNDQYGRFPRICPNGSGYSVELGNNVGGRGAEKISYTYTIPSTAQGFSLLFHYAIVLQNPLDHIVEEQPRFQAIITDLSSGARIPCASFDFAASFGLPGFQQSTVDGSVIYKDWTPVTVNLNSYVGRTIKIEFITNDCTRGGHFGYAYVDINSNCNGAILGTTLCQGDNSLSLTAPHGFQSYQWYSDTRFTTLLDTFQVLPLNPPPSVGSVYPVIVFPYQGYGCIDTLYATISVATKPVSVAGRDTSLCKYQSVQLGGPPASGLMYSWTPANFVNNPILPDPVAGLRASITPTQFIVKTTDVLTGCFSYDTVLISPIVIDTAIRLIGNASFCDGNTEALLTLRNINAGIQWYNNATTISGATTLSYQPTISGTYWAQLAERGCTDTTARLNINVNPLPQAAFTVNNDTFCITNNSFVFTNRSTVSDNSPITYNWKFSDGSNLQTTHATKAFNSTGTYRTQLIATTSFGCKDSIESAVYVMPIGIPDFSWDTICTNRPVLFSNLSNENGSASAQYRWTFNNGGPGSQLKNPLPVTYTSNGTFNVTLQITTLGCESDPKQITKKIKVSSPLAGIRYKDITVPISESRVIKVRDTVGSIYNWKPHIQLSNYNSPVTEFFANGNDVRYLIDITDKNTCVTTDTFLVQILKKPGYYLPSAFTPNGDGLNDVITPYIVGMKSLKGFSIFNRWGNRVFYTAKYGESWDGKYGGTVQPVGVFAWILEYYTTDEKLITAKGTITIIR, translated from the coding sequence ATGGGCAGGTTGAATTTCAAAATTCCCGGCAATATTATATTTGGTATCCTGCTTGTCTTGTCAGTGGATATAGCTAGAGCACAACAAGGTCTATGCCCGCCTAATATGGATTTTGAATATGCTGATTTTTCTAACTGGACATGTAATACAGGAGTTGTTTCACTTGTTAACGGAACAAATGTAATAACCTGGACAGGTGCCAACGAGGTTCCGGGTCAACATACAATTATACCTTCATTAAATGCGGGCAACGATCAGTATGGAAGGTTTCCCCGAATTTGTCCAAATGGAAGTGGGTATAGCGTTGAATTGGGAAACAACGTCGGAGGAAGAGGTGCTGAAAAAATTTCTTATACCTACACGATACCCTCAACAGCTCAAGGATTTTCTCTTTTATTTCATTATGCAATAGTGCTTCAAAATCCACTTGACCATATCGTGGAAGAACAGCCACGGTTCCAGGCAATCATTACGGATCTTAGTTCTGGTGCCAGGATTCCCTGCGCAAGTTTTGATTTTGCAGCTTCTTTCGGACTTCCGGGTTTTCAGCAATCAACCGTGGACGGAAGTGTGATATATAAAGACTGGACACCGGTGACGGTAAATCTGAATTCATATGTTGGTCGTACAATTAAAATAGAATTTATCACAAATGATTGTACCCGCGGTGGTCATTTTGGTTACGCCTATGTAGATATAAATAGCAATTGTAATGGTGCCATTTTAGGCACTACACTTTGCCAGGGCGATAATTCTCTAAGCCTTACAGCACCACATGGCTTTCAATCTTATCAATGGTATTCAGATACCAGGTTCACAACTTTGCTGGATACCTTTCAAGTTTTACCTCTTAACCCGCCTCCATCAGTTGGTAGTGTTTACCCGGTTATCGTATTTCCGTATCAAGGATATGGTTGCATAGATACCTTATACGCTACGATTTCTGTAGCTACCAAGCCTGTTTCTGTTGCAGGTCGTGATACTTCTCTTTGTAAATATCAGTCTGTACAATTGGGCGGGCCACCCGCTTCAGGCTTAATGTACTCATGGACACCTGCAAATTTTGTAAATAACCCAATCTTACCAGATCCTGTCGCAGGATTGCGGGCATCCATTACACCAACCCAGTTTATTGTAAAAACAACAGATGTGCTTACAGGTTGTTTTTCTTATGATACAGTTCTAATATCTCCAATTGTTATCGATACTGCTATTAGATTAATCGGCAATGCTTCATTTTGCGATGGGAACACAGAAGCTTTATTGACACTTAGAAATATTAATGCAGGGATACAATGGTATAATAATGCAACAACAATTTCCGGAGCAACTACTTTATCTTATCAACCCACAATAAGCGGTACTTATTGGGCACAGCTTGCTGAAAGAGGATGTACTGATACAACTGCCAGGTTGAATATAAATGTAAATCCACTACCCCAGGCTGCTTTTACAGTAAACAATGATACATTTTGTATTACCAATAATTCTTTTGTCTTTACTAACAGATCAACTGTTTCAGATAATTCACCAATTACTTATAACTGGAAATTCAGCGATGGTTCGAATTTACAAACTACCCATGCTACTAAAGCTTTTAATTCGACAGGTACTTATAGAACACAACTGATAGCAACTACTTCCTTTGGCTGTAAAGACAGTATCGAATCTGCAGTGTATGTAATGCCGATTGGCATCCCCGATTTTTCATGGGATACAATTTGTACAAACCGACCTGTGTTGTTTAGTAACCTTAGTAATGAAAATGGATCAGCTTCTGCTCAATATAGATGGACCTTTAATAATGGAGGTCCCGGGTCACAATTAAAAAATCCATTACCAGTTACTTATACATCAAACGGAACTTTTAATGTAACGCTGCAAATAACTACACTTGGTTGTGAAAGCGATCCGAAACAAATAACTAAAAAAATAAAAGTAAGTAGCCCGTTAGCGGGTATCCGATATAAAGACATTACTGTTCCAATTAGTGAATCGAGAGTGATCAAAGTAAGAGATACTGTAGGAAGTATTTATAACTGGAAGCCACATATACAACTGAGTAATTATAATTCTCCGGTCACAGAATTTTTTGCCAATGGCAATGATGTCAGGTATCTCATCGACATTACTGATAAAAACACATGTGTTACCACCGATACATTCCTTGTGCAGATTTTGAAAAAGCCAGGTTACTACTTGCCTTCAGCTTTTACACCTAACGGCGACGGTTTAAATGATGTGATCACACCCTATATTGTTGGTATGAAATCGCTAAAAGGATTTTCAATTTTCAATCGCTGGGGCAACCGTGTTTTTTATACTGCTAAATATGGCGAAAGCTGGGACGGCAAATATGGCGGAACTGTTCAACCCGTAGGTGTATTTGCGTGGATATTGGAATACTACACCACCGATGAGAAACTTATAACTGCAAAAGGAACGATTACCATAATCAGGTAA
- a CDS encoding multidrug effflux MFS transporter gives MINATRNKNFNIILILGLLTAIGPFSIDMYLPAFPDIAKGLNASVAQVTLSLSSFFIGISAGQLLYGPLLERFGRKKPLYAGLIIYLLASVGCALATSVNALILFRFLEALGGCAGLVTARAMVRDLFDVKQNAKIFSSLMLVVAVSPVIAPTVGGYITALFGWRFVFLILIIVALVIITGIYFLLPESKKPDPGFSLKPKPIIKSFAGVIRHPQFYTYTLTASVSSAGLYAYIAGSPYVFMEIFKVNEKQYGWIFALIAMGLIGASQINSVLLKNYSSEQIIKTALRCQSIIGVILVSVVLLGWSDLFFTIFMLFIFLCCQGFIFPNASALSLAPFGHIAGSASALMGAIQMGIGACISVLVSVFQNHTAIPMTAVMACCATTALCIFLLGRNIITRKASIKAVEEEDVEMISTL, from the coding sequence ATGATTAATGCGACTAGAAATAAAAATTTTAATATCATTTTGATATTAGGCTTGCTCACAGCTATTGGCCCTTTTTCAATTGATATGTACCTGCCTGCATTTCCGGATATTGCAAAAGGATTAAATGCATCTGTAGCACAGGTAACACTATCACTATCCAGTTTTTTCATTGGTATTTCGGCCGGGCAATTATTATATGGCCCGTTGCTAGAAAGATTTGGCAGAAAAAAACCTTTATATGCCGGACTTATTATTTACCTGCTTGCATCTGTTGGTTGTGCATTGGCTACATCTGTAAATGCATTGATCTTATTCAGATTTTTAGAAGCCCTTGGCGGTTGTGCAGGTTTAGTAACGGCAAGAGCTATGGTCAGAGATCTGTTTGACGTAAAACAAAATGCCAAAATATTTTCTTCGCTGATGCTGGTAGTAGCGGTATCACCGGTCATTGCGCCAACAGTAGGTGGTTATATAACTGCTTTGTTTGGGTGGCGTTTTGTTTTTTTAATTCTCATCATTGTAGCCCTCGTCATTATTACCGGCATTTATTTTTTACTACCTGAGAGCAAAAAACCTGATCCGGGTTTTTCACTCAAACCGAAGCCCATCATCAAAAGTTTCGCAGGAGTGATCAGGCACCCGCAGTTTTATACATATACATTAACTGCTTCCGTATCTTCTGCCGGGTTATATGCTTATATCGCCGGCTCGCCTTATGTATTTATGGAAATATTTAAGGTGAATGAAAAACAATACGGATGGATATTTGCACTAATAGCGATGGGTCTTATTGGCGCCAGCCAGATCAATAGTGTGCTGTTAAAAAATTACAGCAGCGAACAGATCATCAAAACAGCATTGCGCTGCCAAAGTATTATTGGTGTTATCTTAGTCTCTGTTGTTCTTTTGGGCTGGAGTGATTTATTCTTCACCATCTTCATGCTATTTATTTTTTTGTGTTGCCAGGGTTTTATTTTTCCAAATGCATCAGCACTTTCTTTAGCTCCATTTGGGCATATTGCCGGAAGTGCTTCGGCATTGATGGGGGCTATTCAAATGGGCATTGGTGCATGTATATCTGTACTTGTCAGTGTTTTTCAAAACCACACGGCTATACCAATGACTGCTGTGATGGCTTGTTGTGCTACCACTGCATTATGTATTTTCTTGCTTGGAAGAAATATTATTACCCGAAAGGCAAGTATAAAAGCAGTAGAAGAAGAAGATGTGGAGATGATAAGTACGCTGTGA
- a CDS encoding aldo/keto reductase, translating to MQKRKLGNSGLEVSALGLGCMGMSFGLGPAADKKEMIALMRKAVEMGVTFFDTAEVYGPFTNEELVGEALEPFKGQVAIATKFGWKPNAEGKWSDLDSRPEHIKQVCEASLKRLRVDVIDLFYQHRVDLEVPIEEVAGAVKDLIKEGKVKHFGLSEAGVKTIRKAHAVQPVAALQSEYSLWWRQPEEELLPTLEELGIGFVPFSPLGKGFLTGKIDENTKFDSTDFRNVVPRFSQEARKANQSMIDLLNNIAAKKNATPAQVALAWLMAQKPWIVPIPGTTKLHRLEENMGSVNIEFTADELQEIDNASSEIKVQGERYPEQLQKLVGR from the coding sequence ATGCAAAAAAGAAAATTAGGAAACAGTGGTCTTGAAGTATCAGCTCTTGGTCTGGGTTGTATGGGAATGAGTTTTGGTCTCGGACCTGCTGCAGATAAAAAAGAAATGATTGCTCTTATGCGCAAAGCAGTGGAGATGGGAGTTACATTTTTTGATACAGCTGAAGTTTACGGACCATTTACAAATGAAGAACTTGTTGGTGAAGCATTAGAGCCATTTAAAGGACAAGTAGCAATAGCCACGAAGTTTGGATGGAAACCAAATGCAGAAGGTAAATGGAGTGACCTGGATAGTCGGCCTGAACATATAAAGCAAGTTTGTGAAGCTTCATTAAAGAGATTAAGAGTTGATGTTATCGATCTGTTTTATCAGCATCGTGTTGATCTCGAAGTCCCGATCGAGGAGGTTGCAGGTGCTGTAAAAGATCTGATCAAAGAAGGTAAAGTAAAACATTTTGGATTGTCCGAAGCTGGAGTAAAAACAATTCGCAAGGCTCATGCAGTACAACCTGTTGCTGCTTTGCAAAGCGAATATTCTTTGTGGTGGAGACAACCCGAAGAAGAACTGTTGCCAACATTGGAAGAACTTGGAATTGGTTTTGTTCCATTCAGTCCGCTGGGTAAAGGGTTTCTTACTGGAAAAATCGATGAGAATACAAAGTTTGACAGTACCGATTTTAGAAATGTTGTTCCCCGTTTTTCACAAGAAGCAAGAAAAGCAAATCAATCAATGATCGATCTGCTCAACAATATTGCGGCAAAAAAGAATGCAACACCTGCGCAGGTTGCACTTGCCTGGTTGATGGCGCAAAAACCATGGATCGTTCCTATTCCCGGAACAACAAAGTTGCATCGCCTGGAAGAAAACATGGGTTCTGTTAATATTGAATTTACAGCCGATGAACTTCAGGAAATAGATAATGCCTCTTCAGAAATTAAAGTTCAGGGCGAGAGATATCCCGAACAGCTACAAAAATTGGTTGGTCGTTAA
- a CDS encoding phosphopyruvate hydratase: protein MSYISEIFARQILDSRGNPTVEVDVITDEGALGRAAVPSGASTGIHEAVELRDGDKKKYVGKGVLKAVKNVNEVVAPVLMGFDVADQTGIDEMMIQLDGTPNKGKLGANALLAVSMAVAKAAAEEASLPLYRYIGGTNAKTLPMPMMNILNGGAHADNKIDFQEFMIMPVGASDFSEGLRWGVEIFHTLKTVLKKKGFSTNVGDEGGFAPNIQSNEEAIDTVMEAIHASGYKAGSQIVIAMDAANSELWDAKKKKYVFHKSDGKELSSDQLVKFWEKWVKQYPIASIEDGMAEDDWSGWAALTKSIGKKCQLVGDDLFVTNVTRLQEGIDKGIANALLVKVNQIGTVTETINAVTLAQHNGYNTIMSHRSGETEDTTIADLAVALNCGQIKTGSASRSDRMAKYNQLLRIEEMLGMSAVYPKGKIKFGK, encoded by the coding sequence ATGAGCTACATTTCCGAAATTTTCGCAAGACAGATCCTTGATTCAAGAGGCAATCCTACAGTAGAAGTAGATGTAATAACCGATGAAGGTGCCCTCGGCCGTGCGGCGGTACCAAGCGGCGCCAGCACAGGCATCCATGAGGCAGTAGAACTGAGAGATGGCGATAAGAAAAAGTATGTAGGCAAAGGAGTATTAAAAGCAGTGAAGAATGTGAACGAAGTAGTTGCCCCTGTATTGATGGGTTTTGACGTAGCCGATCAAACAGGTATTGATGAAATGATGATACAACTGGATGGTACACCTAATAAAGGAAAATTAGGCGCCAATGCATTGCTTGCTGTAAGTATGGCTGTGGCAAAGGCGGCAGCTGAAGAAGCATCATTACCACTGTACCGTTATATCGGTGGCACCAATGCAAAGACATTGCCGATGCCGATGATGAATATTTTAAATGGCGGCGCACATGCTGATAATAAAATCGATTTCCAGGAATTTATGATCATGCCGGTTGGTGCATCTGATTTTAGTGAAGGCTTGCGCTGGGGTGTTGAAATTTTTCATACGTTGAAAACTGTATTGAAGAAAAAAGGTTTTAGCACAAATGTGGGTGATGAAGGTGGTTTTGCTCCAAACATCCAAAGCAACGAGGAAGCAATTGATACGGTAATGGAAGCTATACATGCTTCAGGCTATAAGGCCGGTTCGCAAATAGTAATTGCAATGGATGCTGCCAACAGTGAGCTATGGGATGCTAAAAAGAAAAAATATGTTTTTCATAAAAGCGATGGCAAAGAACTAAGCAGCGATCAGTTAGTTAAGTTCTGGGAAAAATGGGTAAAGCAATATCCAATTGCATCCATTGAAGATGGTATGGCAGAAGATGACTGGAGTGGTTGGGCTGCACTGACAAAGTCTATTGGTAAAAAATGTCAATTGGTAGGTGATGATCTGTTTGTTACAAATGTTACACGTTTGCAGGAAGGTATTGATAAAGGTATCGCCAATGCATTGCTTGTAAAAGTAAACCAGATAGGAACAGTAACAGAAACTATCAATGCTGTTACCCTGGCACAGCATAACGGATACAATACCATCATGAGTCATCGTAGTGGTGAAACAGAAGACACAACAATCGCTGATCTGGCAGTTGCATTGAACTGTGGTCAAATAAAAACCGGTAGTGCATCACGTAGCGACAGGATGGCGAAGTACAATCAGCTTCTCCGGATCGAAGAAATGTTAGGCATGTCGGCTGTTTATCCAAAAGGAAAGATTAAATTTGGTAAGTAA
- a CDS encoding septum formation initiator family protein, which produces MKLLSHIPAWLANKYTIATGIFLAIILFFDKNDFFTRQARDRELRDLMQSKAYYQKEIATERRELEGLKNNPATIEKYGREKYLMKKDNEDLYIIPEKATEKGK; this is translated from the coding sequence ATGAAACTACTATCCCACATTCCAGCGTGGCTGGCCAACAAATACACTATTGCCACCGGCATTTTTTTAGCCATTATTTTATTTTTTGATAAAAACGACTTTTTTACCCGCCAGGCAAGAGACAGGGAATTAAGGGACCTGATGCAAAGCAAGGCCTATTACCAGAAGGAAATAGCGACAGAACGTCGTGAATTAGAAGGTCTTAAAAATAACCCCGCTACTATTGAGAAATATGGCAGGGAAAAATACCTGATGAAAAAGGATAACGAAGATCTCTACATAATACCCGAAAAAGCGACTGAAAAAGGAAAATAA